One segment of Vibrio orientalis CIP 102891 = ATCC 33934 DNA contains the following:
- a CDS encoding riboflavin synthase — MFTGIVQGMAEVIAIKKKDKFQTHTVKLTGEMRQGLAIGASVAHNGCCLTVTRIEGDLIDFDLMQATLALTNLGALAEGDSVNIERAAKFGDEIGGHSMSGHISLVAEVVDVIDSPNNRTIWFSIAEDKIKYVLAKGYIGLDGCSLTIGEVEQDRFSVHLIPETLDRTLFGTRQVGDKINVEFDPQTQAIVDTVERVLATKNLG, encoded by the coding sequence ATGTTTACTGGAATTGTACAAGGAATGGCAGAAGTCATTGCCATCAAAAAGAAAGATAAATTTCAAACCCATACAGTCAAGTTAACTGGTGAAATGCGTCAAGGCTTAGCCATTGGTGCTTCCGTTGCTCATAATGGTTGTTGTTTAACCGTGACCCGTATAGAAGGTGATTTAATCGACTTCGACTTAATGCAAGCAACTCTAGCCTTGACTAACCTTGGTGCTCTTGCCGAAGGGGATTCGGTCAATATTGAGAGGGCGGCCAAATTTGGTGATGAAATTGGTGGTCATTCAATGTCTGGACACATTAGTTTAGTTGCTGAAGTCGTTGACGTGATTGACTCACCAAACAACCGTACAATCTGGTTTTCTATCGCTGAAGACAAAATTAAATACGTACTTGCGAAAGGCTACATTGGCTTGGACGGCTGTTCATTAACGATTGGTGAAGTCGAGCAAGACCGTTTCTCGGTTCATCTAATCCCTGAGACGTTAGATCGTACTCTCTTTGGCACGCGCCAAGTAGGCGATAAGATTAACGTTGAATTTGACCCGCAAACCCAAGCGATAGTGGATACAGTTGAGCGCGTTTTAGCAACTAAAAACTTAGGGTAA
- a CDS encoding sterol desaturase family protein, with the protein MQDPELIRLSIFIGVLCLCAIWEWAVPRKTLTQSKLYRWLNNLGLVVFNSVCLTLLMPILAYESAVYAQQHQLGLFYLIDVIPYTIIVLTTVVLMDLAIYIQHIVFHRVPFLWRLHRMHHADQDIDVTTGSRFHPIEILLSMWIKIGLILVLGVPPLAVIIFEVVLNASAMFNHSNAYLPLKLDRILRKWIVTPDMHRVHHSVVTKETHSNFGFCLSVWDRWFNTYRAQPVAGHDNVVIGIPLFQHRQEQRIDKMLTQPFRND; encoded by the coding sequence ATGCAGGACCCAGAATTGATTCGTTTAAGTATTTTTATTGGCGTACTCTGCTTGTGCGCCATATGGGAATGGGCGGTTCCGAGAAAAACACTTACGCAAAGCAAACTTTATCGATGGCTGAATAACCTAGGGTTAGTTGTTTTTAATTCTGTCTGTTTAACCTTACTGATGCCGATTCTCGCTTACGAATCCGCAGTTTATGCGCAACAGCATCAGTTAGGACTCTTCTATCTGATCGATGTTATTCCCTACACCATAATCGTACTTACAACGGTCGTATTGATGGATCTCGCTATTTACATCCAGCACATTGTTTTTCATCGGGTCCCTTTCTTATGGCGCTTACATCGTATGCATCATGCCGATCAGGATATTGATGTCACCACTGGGAGCCGTTTTCATCCCATCGAAATCTTACTATCAATGTGGATTAAAATTGGTTTGATCCTCGTGTTAGGTGTCCCACCACTTGCCGTGATCATCTTTGAAGTCGTGCTAAATGCGAGTGCTATGTTCAATCACAGCAACGCCTACCTACCGTTAAAGCTCGACCGAATATTAAGAAAATGGATCGTCACCCCCGATATGCACCGAGTTCATCATTCAGTGGTCACTAAGGAAACCCATTCTAATTTTGGTTTCTGTTTATCAGTGTGGGATAGATGGTTTAATACTTATCGTGCTCAGCCAGTCGCCGGGCACGATAACGTAGTGATTGGTATACCGCTGTTCCAACATCGTCAGGAGCAGCGAATTGATAAAATGCTTACTCAGCCATTTCGAAACGACTAG
- a CDS encoding DUF3802 family protein: protein MVVETDGYLALIEHLAFNLDVFASDDGDTGSESVEDVVTDMVASNIMAIFEQNPELHSSVRFQLLKEADSVVEDLGEVLAGVWTKPATNEQIGFLDEYIALLKNLFDSAVAKYD, encoded by the coding sequence GTGGTTGTAGAAACCGATGGTTACTTAGCTCTTATCGAGCACTTAGCTTTTAATCTAGACGTATTTGCTTCTGATGATGGCGATACGGGCTCAGAAAGTGTAGAAGATGTTGTAACCGACATGGTCGCAAGTAATATCATGGCCATATTCGAACAAAACCCAGAACTCCATTCGAGTGTACGTTTCCAATTATTAAAAGAAGCGGACTCAGTTGTAGAAGATCTTGGAGAAGTGCTAGCGGGTGTTTGGACAAAGCCTGCGACTAATGAGCAAATAGGGTTTCTTGATGAATATATCGCCCTGTTGAAAAATTTATTTGATTCTGCCGTAGCTAAGTACGATTAA
- a CDS encoding fructosamine kinase family protein, with the protein MWQAISKQLSEVLLFSFEIKEKTKVHGGDINDCYMISDGEQRYFVKVNRRDFLPKFEIEAENIRLLHDTRTVFVPELVLTGTSKDHSFIVLNYLPTKPLDDSKNSFSFGQQLARLHQWGEQKEYGLDQDNYIGATLQPNKWDRKWARFFAEQRIGWQLQLLREKGIDLVDINEFTQIVQNRLANHQPKPSLLHGDLWHGNVANSVFGAICYDPACYWGDCECDIAMTELFEGFQADFYQGYESVAPLELGYSERKEIYNLYHLLNHYNQFGGHYLDQSQKLIKQILLY; encoded by the coding sequence ATGTGGCAAGCCATCTCTAAACAGTTATCTGAGGTTTTATTATTTTCTTTTGAAATTAAGGAAAAAACGAAAGTCCATGGGGGAGATATCAATGATTGCTATATGATCTCGGACGGTGAACAGCGTTATTTCGTTAAGGTAAATAGACGCGACTTCTTACCTAAGTTTGAAATTGAAGCAGAAAACATCCGTCTATTGCATGATACTCGGACCGTGTTTGTCCCTGAACTTGTCCTCACCGGGACATCGAAAGATCACTCATTCATCGTACTAAACTACCTACCTACCAAACCGCTCGATGACAGTAAGAATAGTTTTTCCTTTGGTCAGCAGCTCGCTCGCCTTCACCAATGGGGAGAACAAAAAGAGTATGGGCTTGATCAAGATAATTATATAGGCGCTACGTTACAACCTAATAAGTGGGATCGAAAGTGGGCGCGCTTCTTCGCCGAACAACGTATCGGGTGGCAGCTTCAACTGCTACGTGAAAAAGGGATAGACCTCGTCGATATCAATGAGTTTACCCAAATCGTCCAAAACCGCTTAGCAAACCATCAACCAAAACCCTCCCTGCTCCACGGAGACTTATGGCATGGCAACGTCGCGAACTCTGTATTTGGTGCTATTTGCTATGATCCTGCCTGTTATTGGGGCGATTGTGAGTGTGATATCGCCATGACAGAACTGTTTGAAGGGTTTCAAGCTGACTTCTACCAAGGCTATGAAAGTGTTGCTCCGCTCGAGTTAGGTTACAGCGAGCGCAAAGAGATCTATAACCTCTACCACTTGCTTAATCATTACAATCAGTTCGGTGGTCACTATCTTGATCAATCACAGAAACTGATAAAGCAGATACTTTTATATTAA
- a CDS encoding DNA ligase has translation MELRLSAVAVGLMLSAMANATTHNDSTSFMPVMLATSYHSDIIVDEYWQSEKLDGIRAIWDGKQLKTRNGHPIHAPHWFTEPLPHHALEGELWAGRGNFSLVQQTVLDKTPSDSAWKRIEYMLFDIPYSAGDYQKRYFGLVHLVNSLNVDHLKYVEHTPIASQEELISYLDSVDSSKGEGVMLRKITSRYQAGRSSDLLKLKKHQDAEALVIGYKVGNGKYKGMMGALLVQIDSGLQFYIGSGFSDELRKNPPAIGTKVNYRYNGYTSNGVPKFARYVRERTQ, from the coding sequence ATGGAATTACGGCTTTCCGCTGTTGCAGTCGGACTTATGCTTTCCGCGATGGCAAACGCAACGACACATAATGACTCGACATCCTTCATGCCTGTCATGTTAGCGACCAGCTATCACAGCGACATTATTGTCGATGAATATTGGCAGAGTGAGAAGCTCGATGGCATTAGGGCGATATGGGATGGAAAACAGCTAAAGACACGGAATGGTCATCCTATTCATGCCCCGCATTGGTTTACTGAACCCTTGCCACATCATGCCTTGGAAGGGGAGTTGTGGGCGGGTAGAGGTAATTTCTCGCTAGTACAGCAAACCGTCCTCGACAAAACGCCAAGCGATAGCGCGTGGAAACGTATTGAGTACATGCTGTTTGATATCCCTTATTCTGCGGGAGACTATCAAAAGCGGTACTTTGGCTTGGTTCACTTAGTTAACTCGTTAAATGTTGATCACCTAAAATATGTAGAACATACGCCCATTGCCTCACAAGAAGAGTTAATTAGTTATTTAGACAGCGTCGACAGCTCGAAAGGTGAAGGGGTAATGCTACGTAAGATAACCAGTCGATATCAGGCAGGAAGAAGCAGTGATTTACTTAAATTGAAAAAGCACCAAGATGCGGAAGCGCTAGTGATTGGCTATAAGGTCGGAAATGGCAAATACAAGGGAATGATGGGTGCCTTGTTAGTTCAAATAGACAGTGGGCTTCAATTCTATATCGGCAGCGGATTTTCTGACGAGTTACGTAAAAACCCTCCCGCTATCGGGACTAAGGTGAATTATCGCTACAATGGCTATACGAGTAATGGTGTGCCTAAGTTTGCGCGCTATGTTCGTGAAAGAACTCAATAA
- the nagK gene encoding N-acetylglucosamine kinase, with protein sequence MYYGFDVGGTKIEFGAFNDKLERVATERTPTPTEDYEQLVETIAGLVNKYDQEFDCEGKIGLGLPGMEDADDGTVLTVNVPAAKGKPLRADLEAKIGRSVKVENDANCFALSEAWDDELKDEPSVMGLILGTGFGGGLIYDGAVFSGRNHVAGELGHMRLPLDAWFHLGENAPLLGCGCGKKGCLDSYLSGRGFELIYSHYFGEEKKAIEIITAYEAGESQAVEHVERFMELLAICFANIFTANDPHVVALGGGLSNFELIYEEMPKRVPKYLLSVAKCPKIIKAKHGDSGGVRGAAFLNIK encoded by the coding sequence ATGTACTACGGCTTTGACGTTGGTGGCACTAAGATTGAGTTTGGTGCGTTTAACGATAAGTTGGAAAGAGTCGCCACTGAGCGCACTCCAACACCAACCGAAGACTATGAGCAATTAGTGGAAACCATCGCTGGCTTGGTCAACAAGTATGATCAAGAGTTCGACTGCGAGGGTAAAATTGGCTTAGGTCTGCCAGGAATGGAAGATGCTGATGATGGTACTGTTTTAACGGTTAATGTTCCGGCCGCAAAAGGTAAGCCACTGCGCGCTGACCTTGAAGCGAAGATTGGTCGCAGCGTCAAAGTTGAAAATGATGCTAACTGTTTTGCCTTATCCGAAGCTTGGGATGATGAGTTGAAAGATGAGCCTTCTGTAATGGGGCTTATTCTTGGTACGGGCTTTGGTGGTGGTTTGATCTATGACGGCGCTGTTTTTTCAGGGCGTAACCACGTCGCAGGAGAGCTTGGCCATATGCGTTTGCCTCTGGATGCCTGGTTCCATCTAGGTGAGAACGCGCCTCTATTAGGTTGTGGTTGTGGCAAGAAAGGTTGTCTCGATAGCTACTTATCAGGACGTGGCTTTGAACTCATCTACTCCCACTATTTTGGTGAAGAGAAGAAAGCGATTGAGATTATCACTGCGTATGAAGCTGGTGAATCGCAAGCGGTAGAGCATGTTGAGCGCTTTATGGAACTGTTGGCGATTTGCTTTGCTAACATCTTTACTGCTAATGACCCACATGTGGTTGCACTTGGCGGTGGCTTATCTAACTTCGAACTTATTTACGAAGAAATGCCAAAGCGTGTACCTAAGTACCTATTATCTGTAGCTAAATGTCCGAAGATCATCAAAGCTAAACACGGTGATTCAGGTGGTGTCCGCGGCGCAGCATTCTTGAATATCAAGTAA
- a CDS encoding NlpC/P60 family protein produces the protein MTSLLRFNCTEWRVKNRLRFVPVGKLLLTSLLLGGCSSSPDFESAAVETKPITVEQANVKNSFLDVYKVWQGAPYRLGGTTLNGVDCSAFVQTAYENALGLKIPRTTLAQVEVGQKIEYENAEIGDLVFFKTAPKTRHVGVYLGNKQFMHASTSKGVIISRLDNPYWASKYWHVRRVTYSPQAN, from the coding sequence ATGACTAGTTTGTTACGATTTAATTGCACAGAATGGCGTGTTAAGAACAGACTCCGATTTGTACCAGTCGGCAAACTACTCCTTACGTCTTTACTTTTAGGGGGGTGTTCAAGCAGCCCAGACTTCGAGAGTGCAGCCGTAGAAACAAAGCCCATTACAGTTGAGCAAGCTAACGTAAAGAATTCATTTTTGGATGTTTATAAGGTGTGGCAAGGCGCTCCCTATCGACTAGGAGGCACAACTCTAAATGGTGTTGATTGTTCCGCATTCGTTCAAACGGCATATGAAAATGCGTTGGGGCTCAAGATTCCCCGAACAACGCTTGCACAAGTTGAAGTAGGACAGAAGATAGAGTATGAAAACGCAGAGATCGGGGACCTCGTCTTTTTCAAAACGGCCCCCAAAACCCGTCATGTGGGTGTTTATCTAGGGAATAAACAATTTATGCACGCCTCAACCTCAAAAGGTGTGATCATTTCAAGATTAGACAACCCTTACTGGGCTTCTAAATATTGGCATGTTCGACGCGTCACTTATTCACCACAAGCAAACTAA
- a CDS encoding tRNA-uridine aminocarboxypropyltransferase, translated as MRIHAFHHLYQQRLARSTKPFNARGSKVVRCQYCQVSLKDCLCQHQPDIDSDIAVMLLMSENEVFKPSNTGRLILDTVKEGYAYQWSRTEPEQEMLKLLENPDYQPIVVFPEEYVEQKSRLLFSERQPLEASKKPLLIFLDGSWREARRIFKKSPYLDSLPVLSISPTEVSKYMMRRSDNEQHLATAEVAILVFKELGHQNVSDILSSWFNVFRESYMNSKTRNKPDDSRPALKQFLAQFGNEKSL; from the coding sequence ATGAGAATCCACGCCTTTCATCACCTGTATCAGCAGCGATTAGCTCGTTCAACTAAACCATTCAATGCGCGAGGCAGCAAAGTCGTTCGCTGCCAATACTGCCAAGTCTCGTTAAAAGATTGCCTCTGTCAGCATCAGCCAGATATTGACAGTGATATCGCTGTGATGCTGCTAATGTCAGAAAATGAAGTGTTTAAACCGAGTAATACTGGTCGGTTGATTCTAGACACGGTCAAAGAAGGTTACGCATACCAGTGGAGTCGTACAGAGCCTGAACAAGAGATGCTAAAACTGCTCGAAAACCCTGACTACCAACCCATCGTTGTCTTTCCCGAAGAGTATGTAGAACAGAAGAGTCGGCTGCTATTTAGCGAGCGACAACCACTAGAGGCGAGCAAGAAACCGCTACTTATTTTTCTTGATGGTAGTTGGCGTGAAGCAAGGCGAATTTTCAAAAAGTCACCTTACCTTGACTCATTACCAGTGCTTTCCATCAGCCCAACCGAAGTTTCAAAGTATATGATGAGGCGATCTGATAATGAACAGCACCTTGCAACTGCAGAAGTGGCGATTCTTGTGTTCAAAGAACTGGGTCACCAGAATGTCTCTGACATACTATCAAGTTGGTTTAATGTATTTAGAGAGTCATACATGAACAGCAAGACTCGAAACAAGCCCGATGATTCCCGTCCTGCCTTGAAACAATTCTTAGCCCAATTCGGAAACGAGAAATCACTCTAA
- a CDS encoding methyl-accepting chemotaxis protein, producing the protein MGALKKGKLSLVQTISAVFIAITIMVILLAVTSIKGIDRIEREFSRLSDQALPLAMKNAYLTQTILEQAKQLSYSTQANTSQQLDRLIPKIERLQEKNIQSSNQVLQLSSQFGEAISSTELQLLSEQVASLNQLTRSVINTQRDILLLKQDIDSELEAFRYGLGSSGPEMSRISTFLVGDNPESADAANRFIANVSAMESGFTQLLMEDDPEQALREYKQLKNRLAGVELAYDDFKQWHPEVTEFSSLTAAYEMVNSGFEPNAIVERILQKLNIVQKQREQVDQVVLVADTTIERLNAISASAQVLMDKGKGVVTTTIERITKTLIVSGGMMVLLVLVVGVTLRVWINRSLTNILASVTSMTEHDLTTTAKLIGPRELRDVSQKLNSLATSTQDSISRVTSNCETLYQAAEVSHCAASESNNSLSLQNESLATMGHAVNQLDTSIRQIAQVTNESYQDSQYASQHSEKGVKAIEKNQIRLKALAESLNANEASMLQLDKRVNQISEMVDLISGIAENTNLLALNAAIEAARAGEQGRGFAVVADEVRKLASDTSAQTTNIRARMDQLVVAAQASKQAVEESRLEMTNALTSSEMVKETFAHIESSVGHIRSRVEQVSIATQEQQKATSNVTEAIGLVTKQGKQTQQQLESMVESSQQVASIAEQQQAMLHKYVI; encoded by the coding sequence ATGGGAGCGTTGAAAAAAGGTAAGCTGTCGTTAGTGCAAACGATAAGCGCGGTGTTCATAGCCATTACAATAATGGTCATTTTGCTTGCTGTCACCAGTATTAAAGGCATTGACAGGATTGAACGAGAGTTTTCTCGTTTGTCAGACCAAGCATTACCACTCGCGATGAAAAATGCATACTTGACGCAAACGATACTTGAGCAAGCAAAGCAGCTTAGCTATAGCACTCAAGCAAATACGTCTCAGCAACTTGATCGCTTAATACCCAAGATTGAGCGTTTGCAGGAGAAAAATATCCAGTCATCGAATCAAGTGCTGCAATTATCATCACAATTCGGTGAAGCGATTTCGTCCACTGAGTTGCAACTACTTTCTGAGCAAGTGGCTTCATTAAACCAATTAACGCGCTCAGTGATCAATACTCAGCGAGATATTTTATTACTTAAGCAGGATATAGACTCAGAACTAGAGGCTTTCCGATATGGGCTCGGGTCTTCAGGGCCAGAAATGAGTCGTATCAGTACTTTTTTAGTCGGTGACAACCCAGAGTCAGCGGATGCGGCGAATCGATTCATCGCCAATGTTAGTGCGATGGAAAGTGGTTTTACTCAGTTGTTGATGGAAGACGATCCTGAACAAGCGCTAAGAGAGTACAAACAACTTAAAAACAGACTCGCAGGCGTAGAGCTCGCGTATGATGATTTTAAGCAGTGGCACCCTGAGGTGACTGAGTTCAGTAGCTTAACCGCCGCATATGAGATGGTAAATTCGGGATTTGAACCAAATGCCATTGTTGAGCGGATTCTACAAAAGCTAAACATCGTGCAGAAGCAGAGAGAGCAGGTTGATCAAGTGGTGCTCGTCGCGGATACGACAATTGAACGACTTAACGCGATATCTGCCAGTGCTCAAGTTCTGATGGATAAGGGGAAAGGCGTTGTTACGACAACGATAGAGCGTATCACAAAGACGCTAATCGTGAGTGGAGGTATGATGGTATTGTTGGTACTGGTCGTTGGCGTTACTTTGCGCGTTTGGATCAATCGTAGCCTGACTAATATCCTAGCGAGTGTCACAAGCATGACAGAGCATGACCTTACCACCACCGCGAAATTGATTGGGCCTCGTGAGTTACGGGATGTCTCGCAAAAACTAAACAGCTTAGCGACATCCACTCAAGATTCGATATCCCGAGTTACCAGTAACTGTGAAACGCTATATCAAGCAGCGGAGGTGAGTCACTGCGCTGCTTCTGAATCGAATAACAGTCTTTCATTACAGAATGAATCTTTAGCTACTATGGGGCACGCGGTCAATCAATTGGATACTTCCATTCGTCAAATCGCTCAAGTTACGAATGAGTCATACCAAGACTCCCAATATGCATCTCAACATTCTGAGAAGGGTGTTAAGGCCATTGAAAAAAACCAGATAAGGCTTAAAGCTTTGGCGGAATCTCTTAATGCTAACGAAGCATCAATGTTACAACTCGATAAGCGCGTCAATCAAATTAGTGAGATGGTCGATTTGATATCTGGTATTGCGGAAAATACTAATTTGCTTGCACTTAACGCTGCGATTGAGGCGGCGAGGGCGGGAGAGCAGGGAAGAGGATTCGCAGTGGTCGCGGATGAAGTAAGAAAGCTTGCCAGTGACACGTCCGCCCAAACAACGAACATTCGAGCGAGGATGGACCAACTGGTCGTCGCTGCTCAAGCCTCGAAACAGGCTGTTGAAGAATCGCGTTTAGAAATGACCAATGCGTTAACATCAAGTGAGATGGTTAAAGAGACTTTCGCCCACATTGAATCGTCAGTCGGGCACATTCGCTCTCGAGTGGAGCAGGTTTCGATCGCAACTCAAGAGCAGCAGAAAGCAACCTCCAATGTAACTGAAGCGATTGGTCTGGTCACTAAACAAGGCAAGCAAACCCAACAACAGCTAGAGTCGATGGTTGAAAGTTCTCAGCAGGTAGCCAGTATTGCTGAACAGCAGCAAGCAATGCTCCATAAATACGTGATCTAG
- a CDS encoding bifunctional diguanylate cyclase/phosphodiesterase — MESLIKEVIFAQNEDELYARCLQDIYSRYQPNHCFIAEYDLYTNVANTLHYLINGVSADSISYSLVGSPCEQVLNDKRICAYPSQIQQRFPEDIALQHLNAESYVGIPLQSSDGAIVGVLALLFDDRLTSEPIDNDWLLTIGFLVGKSILQHRLTRQKNTLLRQLQRSEQITQSCSWRWDVEKDKFKYSNNLGVMFDLNTDVKLSFYEFFNQYVFKSHEQYKQLLTSECAHEQVVTTIIHSEESKCHIDLEITYSKHFGPNGALTRIEGNVRNISDLSELVNDHLIAQRVIELSSSGVILTDANNLILNMNSKAEDITGYRLDEMYGLPPSTFSSDIHDRKFYKTMWQSIELSDCWSGEVWNKTKSGAIYPEQLSIHVVRGRKGDIQNYIAIFDDLSYKKSIENELLKYRNKQDFTGLMTRTKFIQMLEDNPEFAVLLVDISRFSEINNLYGEEFGNKVLSYVGQILYANYSAEKLNICRYGADQFALAWNLANVSGVEQLVSTIRATVEEAFSIDGTTMNLAVNMGYSLPIESTSETHPLTKAYYALEEAKSQLTPGTIRYSDYLEQRAERKHQLGAMLKQALDEERLHVEYQPIYDLQTRTIVKFEALARWVEGNQSISPFEFIPIAEELGYISQLGNLILKKVCKDILSMKALGFDEIVISVNRSIEELLNEEIDNCSILSQLEESGLSTRDVIIEITESIPLEDKPQVQDLLDCLRKRGLKLALDDFGTGFASFSNLMKNTVDLLKIDRSFIRDIESDKNNAVLVESVNMLASQLGLEVIAEGVETKQQLELLQSMGCRYIQGYYISKPVPFDKAMTLLEKYSEHSS; from the coding sequence ATGGAATCACTCATCAAGGAAGTTATTTTTGCTCAAAACGAAGACGAGCTTTACGCCCGCTGCCTTCAAGACATCTACTCACGTTACCAACCCAATCATTGTTTCATCGCCGAATACGACCTGTATACTAACGTCGCTAATACGCTCCATTACTTAATAAATGGTGTATCGGCTGATAGTATTTCCTATAGCTTGGTCGGAAGCCCATGCGAACAGGTACTTAACGATAAACGCATTTGTGCATACCCCTCCCAGATTCAACAGCGCTTCCCTGAAGACATTGCATTGCAGCACCTAAATGCAGAAAGCTATGTTGGAATACCACTTCAATCTAGCGATGGCGCAATCGTTGGCGTATTAGCATTGTTGTTTGACGATCGCCTAACTAGTGAACCTATCGATAATGATTGGCTTTTAACTATTGGCTTTTTGGTTGGTAAATCTATCCTTCAGCATCGATTAACTCGTCAGAAGAATACCCTGCTTAGGCAGTTACAACGCTCCGAACAAATCACTCAATCTTGTTCATGGCGTTGGGATGTGGAGAAAGATAAGTTCAAATACTCAAATAATTTAGGGGTGATGTTTGACCTGAACACAGACGTGAAATTATCATTTTATGAGTTCTTCAATCAGTATGTGTTTAAGTCACACGAACAATACAAACAGTTGTTAACGTCAGAGTGCGCGCACGAACAAGTTGTCACAACGATTATCCATAGTGAAGAATCTAAGTGTCACATTGATTTAGAAATCACCTACAGCAAGCACTTCGGGCCAAACGGGGCACTAACTCGCATTGAAGGCAACGTTCGTAATATTTCTGACCTATCCGAACTCGTAAATGATCATCTTATCGCTCAGCGCGTCATCGAGCTGTCTAGTAGCGGTGTTATTCTGACCGATGCTAATAATCTTATCTTAAATATGAACTCCAAAGCTGAAGATATTACTGGATATCGCCTCGATGAGATGTATGGCCTGCCCCCCTCTACCTTCAGTTCTGATATACATGACCGTAAGTTCTATAAAACCATGTGGCAATCAATAGAACTCAGTGATTGTTGGTCTGGAGAAGTTTGGAATAAGACCAAATCTGGTGCGATTTACCCAGAGCAACTCTCCATTCATGTTGTAAGAGGACGTAAAGGCGATATTCAAAACTACATCGCGATTTTTGATGACCTCAGTTATAAAAAGTCGATTGAAAACGAGCTATTAAAATATCGGAACAAGCAAGACTTCACTGGCTTGATGACACGTACTAAGTTTATTCAGATGTTAGAAGACAACCCTGAGTTTGCCGTGCTTTTAGTTGATATTAGTCGTTTCTCTGAAATTAATAACCTATATGGTGAAGAGTTTGGCAACAAGGTGCTTAGCTATGTCGGGCAAATTCTGTATGCCAATTACAGCGCAGAAAAACTGAATATCTGTCGCTATGGCGCTGACCAGTTTGCGCTCGCGTGGAATTTAGCAAACGTTTCCGGTGTGGAACAGCTCGTTTCGACGATTAGAGCAACGGTTGAAGAGGCATTTTCTATCGATGGTACAACCATGAACCTAGCGGTCAACATGGGCTATTCTTTACCAATTGAATCCACCAGCGAAACGCACCCTTTAACTAAGGCGTACTACGCACTTGAAGAGGCGAAGTCCCAACTCACACCTGGGACAATTCGGTATTCTGACTATTTAGAGCAACGCGCCGAACGTAAGCATCAACTAGGCGCCATGCTTAAACAAGCATTAGATGAAGAACGCTTACATGTTGAATATCAGCCGATTTATGACTTACAAACCCGAACTATTGTTAAGTTTGAGGCTCTCGCTCGCTGGGTCGAAGGAAACCAAAGTATTTCGCCATTTGAGTTTATTCCAATTGCAGAGGAACTGGGTTACATCTCTCAACTGGGTAACTTGATCCTTAAAAAAGTGTGTAAAGATATTCTCTCCATGAAAGCGCTAGGGTTTGACGAGATTGTAATATCCGTTAATCGCTCAATTGAAGAACTGCTGAATGAGGAGATAGATAACTGCTCTATCCTTTCACAACTCGAAGAGTCTGGGCTATCTACCCGAGACGTTATTATTGAAATCACTGAATCGATACCGCTTGAAGATAAACCTCAAGTGCAGGATTTATTGGATTGCTTAAGAAAGCGTGGACTTAAATTAGCGCTTGATGACTTTGGTACTGGTTTCGCTTCATTTTCCAATTTAATGAAGAATACTGTCGACTTGTTGAAAATTGATCGATCATTTATTCGGGATATTGAGAGCGACAAAAACAACGCAGTGCTTGTGGAGTCGGTTAACATGTTGGCAAGCCAGCTTGGATTAGAGGTAATTGCTGAAGGGGTTGAGACTAAGCAACAACTTGAATTGCTCCAATCAATGGGTTGCCGATATATCCAAGGTTATTACATTAGTAAACCAGTCCCTTTCGATAAAGCAATGACACTTTTAGAAAAATACAGCGAACACAGTAGCTAA
- a CDS encoding CPXCG motif-containing cysteine-rich protein produces MRNYTEKMVSCPHCGHTISITLDASNGNQNFYDDCPACCNAIHLTMTVNEQMDQIDLLIDADDEQIF; encoded by the coding sequence ATGCGTAATTACACAGAAAAAATGGTTTCTTGCCCTCATTGCGGACACACGATAAGTATCACGTTAGATGCGTCCAATGGTAATCAAAATTTCTACGACGATTGCCCAGCGTGTTGTAATGCCATTCACTTAACAATGACCGTCAATGAACAAATGGATCAGATCGACCTTCTCATTGATGCCGATGACGAACAGATTTTCTAA